Proteins from a single region of Geothrix sp. PMB-07:
- a CDS encoding ABC transporter permease: MIPGAFQALRSLLRRPWFFAGTVTLLALGMGAALALFTLFDALRIRPLPVAEPDRLVLLSVEPPPRMDFPKGMTPPTATLVSWPLFERHRQENPVFQGLAYFQGREVFLGHGAEGGHQVAGFASGDYLRTLGLKPTLGRFFADAETWDAEPKVVLSHALWISRHGADPGVIGREVLVDGQPCVVVGIAPRGFFGLLPKRPEALWITLGALIRYDQPDEPGFRISEHPTFEFNAVGRLQPGLSVAQAQRQSQTVTRRHPGIPAMARTLLSPLTRSQDMSLDAYLPSPGLLFAAVGLCLLLACLVVANLQLAHQEHQRRESSTRVALGASAWQLARGMFMEHLWLTGLGAALGWGFARLALPSLLAFDGRSPFAMLEIPILRASSVGFALGLALLLAALTTALPLLRALRQAPMEALKESAPTAGRRKLQAALVVAQVALCLSLLGPVASVVQSLQRVLSMRLGVGRENVEVHVTLPPERMAQAPALLTRLLEEARHLPGATGAAMGGDTGAGSMGPSGVAQMGAVATEDYFQVRNRVLVAGRGFLPSDGPQQIIISEAIARANFPGRSALGQALDGREVVGVEKDGPLPVDLPMGYLYTRMQPAQMAGQPLFIRASSKAEALLPAVRDLVQRVLPDAADLRVETHAQALAREAAAPLMAISLLGFLGGLSLILALLGISSMLAFTTAQRRREVGIRMAMGARPTAIVGQFLRQGGALVVGGFIVGALGAWAIHRLMDHLFFALPASRAYDQALGASLLLLASLIACLIPALRASRTVPAEALRTE; this comes from the coding sequence ATGATCCCCGGCGCCTTCCAGGCGCTTCGCTCACTGCTGCGCCGGCCCTGGTTCTTCGCAGGGACCGTGACCCTGCTGGCCCTGGGCATGGGTGCAGCCCTCGCGCTCTTCACCCTCTTCGATGCGCTGCGCATCCGGCCCCTGCCGGTGGCCGAGCCTGATCGGCTGGTGCTGCTGAGTGTGGAACCGCCCCCCAGGATGGACTTTCCGAAGGGCATGACGCCTCCCACGGCGACGCTGGTCTCCTGGCCGCTCTTCGAGCGCCACCGGCAGGAGAATCCGGTCTTCCAGGGCCTGGCCTACTTCCAGGGGCGTGAAGTGTTCCTGGGGCACGGGGCCGAAGGAGGCCATCAGGTGGCAGGGTTTGCCAGCGGCGACTACCTCCGCACCCTGGGCCTCAAGCCCACACTCGGGCGCTTCTTCGCAGATGCAGAGACCTGGGACGCCGAGCCGAAGGTGGTCCTGAGCCACGCGCTCTGGATCTCGCGCCATGGCGCCGATCCCGGTGTCATCGGGCGGGAAGTCCTGGTGGATGGGCAGCCCTGTGTCGTGGTGGGGATTGCGCCCCGGGGCTTCTTCGGCCTCCTCCCCAAGCGCCCAGAGGCGCTCTGGATCACCCTGGGCGCCCTGATCCGCTACGACCAGCCCGACGAGCCAGGTTTCCGAATCAGTGAACATCCGACCTTCGAGTTCAATGCCGTGGGCCGCCTGCAACCGGGGCTCAGCGTCGCGCAGGCCCAGCGCCAATCCCAGACGGTGACCCGTCGTCACCCGGGGATTCCCGCCATGGCGCGAACCCTGCTCTCGCCTCTCACGCGCAGCCAGGACATGTCCCTCGACGCCTACCTGCCCAGCCCGGGCCTGCTCTTCGCCGCGGTGGGGCTCTGCCTGCTGCTGGCCTGCCTGGTGGTGGCAAACCTGCAGCTGGCCCACCAGGAGCACCAGCGGCGCGAAAGCAGCACCCGCGTGGCTCTGGGGGCCAGTGCCTGGCAGCTGGCCCGCGGCATGTTCATGGAGCACCTCTGGCTCACGGGCCTCGGGGCCGCTCTGGGTTGGGGGTTTGCCCGCCTCGCGCTGCCCTCCCTGCTGGCCTTCGATGGACGGAGTCCCTTCGCCATGCTGGAGATCCCCATCCTGCGGGCTTCCTCGGTGGGCTTCGCCCTGGGTCTGGCCCTGCTGCTGGCCGCCCTCACCACGGCGCTGCCCCTGTTGCGGGCCCTCCGTCAGGCGCCCATGGAGGCCCTGAAGGAAAGCGCTCCCACCGCGGGCCGGCGCAAGCTGCAGGCGGCCCTCGTCGTGGCGCAGGTGGCCCTCTGCCTGTCGCTGCTTGGCCCTGTGGCCAGCGTGGTGCAGTCCCTTCAGCGGGTCCTGTCGATGCGGCTCGGGGTCGGCCGCGAGAATGTGGAAGTCCACGTCACCCTGCCACCGGAGCGCATGGCCCAAGCCCCGGCGCTCCTGACCCGGCTGCTGGAGGAGGCTCGCCACCTGCCCGGCGCCACGGGTGCCGCCATGGGCGGGGATACAGGCGCAGGCAGCATGGGGCCCAGTGGCGTGGCACAAATGGGCGCGGTGGCCACCGAGGACTACTTCCAGGTGCGGAACCGGGTGCTGGTGGCGGGGCGCGGGTTCCTGCCCAGCGATGGACCGCAGCAGATCATTATCAGCGAGGCCATTGCCCGCGCCAACTTCCCGGGCCGGTCGGCCCTGGGCCAGGCGCTGGATGGACGCGAGGTGGTGGGCGTGGAAAAGGATGGGCCGCTGCCTGTGGACCTGCCCATGGGCTACCTCTACACGCGGATGCAGCCCGCGCAGATGGCGGGCCAGCCCCTCTTCATCCGGGCCAGCAGCAAGGCTGAAGCACTCCTGCCTGCTGTGCGCGATCTTGTTCAGCGCGTGCTGCCGGATGCCGCCGATCTGAGGGTGGAGACCCATGCCCAGGCCTTGGCCCGCGAGGCGGCGGCGCCGCTCATGGCCATCTCCCTGCTGGGCTTCCTGGGCGGGCTCTCGCTGATCCTCGCCCTCCTGGGCATCTCCTCCATGCTGGCTTTCACGACCGCCCAGCGCCGCCGCGAGGTGGGCATCCGCATGGCCATGGGCGCCCGTCCCACGGCCATCGTGGGGCAGTTCCTCCGCCAGGGTGGAGCCCTGGTGGTCGGGGGCTTCATCGTCGGCGCCCTGGGCGCCTGGGCCATCCACCGCCTCATGGATCACCTGTTCTTCGCCCTGCCGGCCAGCCGTGCCTATGACCAAGCGCTGGGCGCCAGCCTCCTCCTGCTGGCCAGCCTCATCGCGTGTCTGATCCCAGCGCTTCGCGCCAGCCGGACCGTTCCGGCCGAAGCCCTCCGAACGGAGTGA